A DNA window from Daucus carota subsp. sativus chromosome 3, DH1 v3.0, whole genome shotgun sequence contains the following coding sequences:
- the LOC108210442 gene encoding pyridoxal reductase, chloroplastic, with amino-acid sequence MSLTMAATSSSIQNQSIHSLLSSSPIKVPNFKPLFWPWQKKKVKMGPLTVSPMGFGTWAWGNQLLWGYQESMDDELQQIFNLAVENGVNLFDTADSYGTGKLNGQSEKLLGKFIREYQGRKQEADDVVIATKFAAYPWRLTPGQFVNACKGSLDRMQIEQIGIGQLHWSTANYAPLQEKALWDGLVAMYDKGLVQAVGVSNYGPKQLLKIYEYLQARGVPLCSAQVQFSLLSMGEDQMEIKTICDSLGIRLISYSPLGLGMLTGKYTPSTLPSGPRGLLFKQIIPGLEPLLDSLGKIAQRRRKTIPQVAINWCISKGTVPIPGVKTLKQARENLGALGWYLSSDEVLELESAARESPRKMIQNVFQTR; translated from the exons ATGAGTTTAACAATGGCAGCCACAAGCTCCTCAATTCAAAACCAATCAATTCACTCCCTTCTTTCATCTTCTCCCATCAAAGTTCCCAACTTTAAGCCTCTCTTTTGGCCATGGCAAAAG AAGAAGGTGAAGATGGGTCCACTAACTGTGTCTCCAATGGGGTTTGGGACATGGGCTTGGGGGAATCAGCTTTTGTGGGGATATCAAGAATCCATGGATGATGAGCTTCAACAGATATTCAATCTTGCTGTTGAGAATGGTGTTAATCTTTTCGATACGGCGGATTCTTATGGAACTGGGAAGTTAAATGGCCAGAGTGAAAAGCTTCTGGGCAAGTTCATTAGGGAGTATCAAG GACGAAAGCAGGAAGCAGACGATGTTGTGATTGCCACGAAGTTTGCTGCATATCCATGGCGTCTTACACCTGGACAATTTGTCAATGCTTGCAA GGGTTCTCTGGATAGGATGCAAATTGAGCAAATAGGAATTGGACAATTGCACTGGTCAACAGCAAACTATGCACCTCTACAGGAGAAAGCACTTTGGGATGGTTTAGTGGCAATGTATGACAAG GGTTTAGTTCAGGCAGTTGGGGTGAGTAATTACGGGCCAAAGCAGCTCCTCAAGATATATGAATATCTTCAAGCACGTGGAGTCCCCTTGTGTTCTGCTCAg GTTCAATTTTCATTATTGAGTATGGGAGAGGATCAGATGGAGATCAAGACTATATGTGATTCTCTTGGTATTCGTTTAATTTCCTACAGTCCTTTGGGACTTGGTATGCTTACTGGGAAATATACACCTTCTACTCTTCCAAGTGGACCGAG GGGCCTCCTATTTAAACAAATTATACCCGGACTGGAACCTCTACTCGATTCCCTAGGTAAAATTGCTCAAAGAAGACGGAAGACTATACCGCAG GTCGCGATAAACTGGTGCATCAGCAAGGGTACTGTTCCAATCCCTGGAGTGAAGACACTGAAACAAGCCAGAGAAAATTTAGGTGCTCTTGGCTGGTATCTTAGTTCAGACGAGGTACTCGAGTTAGAATCAGCTGCTCGTGAGTCTCCACGTAAAATGATACAGAATGTTTTCCAGACAAG ATGA
- the LOC108212070 gene encoding auxin-responsive protein SAUR32: MGTGDYKNLLNFHLHIHHHHHHHHHKKDSKEIPKGCLAVIVGQGEEQQKVIIPVIYINHPLFMQLLKEAEEEYGFDHQGPINIPCHVEEFKNVQGLIDKDSSLHHGYGHGHQHHNHHVWCFKA, encoded by the coding sequence ATGGGCACTGGAGATTACAAAAACTTGTTGAATTTTCACTTGCATATACATcatcatcaccaccaccaccatcacAAGAAGGATTCGAAGGAGATACCGAAAGGGTGTTTAGCCGTAATTGTTGGCCAGGGAGAGGAGCAGCAGAAGGTGATCATTCCTGTGATCTACATCAACCATCCTTTGTTCATGCAGCTGCTGAAAGAAGCTGAAGAGGAGTATGGGTTTGATCATCAAGGGCCTATTAATATTCCTTGTCATGTGGAGGAGTTCAAGAATGTTCAAGGCTTGATTGACAAGGATAGTTCTCTTCATCATGGCTATGGCCATGGCCACCAGCATCATAATCACCATGTCTGGTGCTTCAAGGCTTGA
- the LOC108213969 gene encoding rab GTPase-activating protein 22-like, with amino-acid sequence MKALRRSQTASSSSSSSSSKPSSWIHLRSVLFIVASSSPASSCSTSDRNRLKSPWSHRKRKRALTPHQWSRLFTPEGKLRDGGVRVLKKIRSGGVHPNLRAEVWPFLLGVYDLNSSKEERDNLRTKRRKEYEKLRRHCRRLLKLNNTKLKLTETGRTSNSEEGGHVIQGRDSADSEDVVSARESLSSEDISPSVEYLDDFSHAALNGCDGSKRITDPITSGTESSDSDSSVDVGITFSSECNEENDPEMPSKDSPNMENQSKTSTSEDFATWQRIIRLDAIRANEEWVPYSPSQAAVSEERARRAAEVVGLKDYDHLEPYKIYHAARLVAILEAYALYDPEIGYCQGMSDLLSPIITVMTEDHEAFWCFVGFMKKARHNFRLDEVGIRGQLERVSKIIKFKDSHLFKHLEKLQAEDCFFVYRMVVVLFRRELTFEQTICLWEVMWADQAAIRAGIGKSAWSRIRQQAPPTEDLLLYAVAASVLKKRKLIIEKYSSMDEIVRECNGMAGHLDVWKLLDDAHNLVVTLHNKIENPLPDID; translated from the exons ATGAAAGCTTTAAGACGAAGTCAAACTGCCTCGTCGTCTTCTTCATCGTCGTCTTCGAAACCGTCTTCTTGGATTCATTTGAGATCAGTTTTGTTTATTGTTGCGTCGTCTTCTCCTGCGTCTTCTTGCTCTACTTCTGATCG GAATCGTCTAAAATCTCCATGGTCGCACAGAAAGAGAAAACGTGCCTTAACACCTCACCAATGGAGTAGGTTGTTTACACCAGAAGGAAAACTTCGTGATGGCGGGGTTCGAGTTTTGAAGAAAATACGCAGTGGG GGTGTTCATCCAAATCTAAGGGCAGAAGTATGGCCGTTTCTTCTTGGAGT CTATGACTTGAATAGTTCCAAAGAGGAAAGAGATAATTTAAGAACCAAGAGGAG AAAGGAATATGAGAAACTGAGGAGGCATTGTCGCCGGCTTCTAAAGTTGAACAATACCAAATTAAAGTTAACGGAAACAGGTAGAACTAGCAACAGTGAAGAAGGTGGACATGTCATTCAAGGTAGGGATTCTGCTGATTCTGAAGATGTTGTCAGTGCTAGGGAATCTTTATCTAGTGAAGATATAAGCCCATCTGTTGAGTACTTAGACGACTTCAGTCATGCTGCACTAAATGGGTGTGATGGTTCGAAACGAATCACTGATCCTATTACTTCTGGGACTGAGTCATCAGACTCGGACTCCTCTGTAGATGTGGGCATTACTTTTTCCTCAGAGTGTAACGAGGAGAATGATCCTGAGATGCCCTCCAAAGACTCTCCAAACATGGAAAATCAGTCAAAAACCAGCACATCAGAAGATTTTGCTACTTGGCAGCGCATCATACGGCTAGATGCAATTCGTGCCAATGAAGAATGGGTACCATATTCTCCATCCCAGGCTGCAGTGTCAGAGGAAAGGGCAAGACGTGCAGCTGAGGTTGTCGGGCTTAAGGATTATGATCACCTTGAACCATACAAAATCTATCATGCTGCTCGACTTGTTGCTATTCTTGAAGCTTATGCTCTATACGACCCTGAAATTGGCTATTGCCAGGGGATGAGTGATCTACTTTCACCAATAATTACCGTGATGACAGAGGACCACGAAGCTTTCTGGTGTTTTGTTGGTTTCATGAAGAAGGCTCGACACAATTTCAGGCTTGATGAGGTCGGGATTCGAGGGCAATTGGAAAGAGTTTCTAAGATAATCAAATTTAAGGATTCCCATCTTTTTAAACATTTGGAAAAGCTTCAGGCAGAGGATTGCTTTTTCGTGTATAGGATGGTGGTGGTTCTTTTCAGAAGGGAATTAACTTTTGAGCAAACAATTTGCCTCTGGGAGGTAATGTGGGCAGATCAGGCAGCAATTCGAGCTGGAATCGGGAAGTCTGCTTGGAGTAGGATTAGACAACAAGCCCCACCAACAGAAGATCTGCTGCTTTATGCTGTTGCAGCATCTGTATTAAAAAAACGGAAACTTATTATAGAGAAGTACAGTAGCATGGATGAGATAGTTAGGGAATGTAATGGCATGGCAGGACATCTTGATGTATGGAAGCTCCTGGATGATGCACATAACTTGGTGGTCACCCTCCACAACAAGATCGAGAACCCCCTCCCTGACATAGATTAG